The region TCCCCCTGAACTTCCTCAATCAGTTTCTCAATCTGTCCCCTGCATCCGCCGCATCCGCCTCCGGCTTTGCAGTAGTTCGTCACCTGTTCCACTGTGGTCAGATTGTTGTCTCGGACGACCCGGCGGATTTCCTCATCCGTAACACCGAAGCAGGTACAGACAATCTTCCCGCTCTTGACGGCGGGCGGAGCCCCTTTTCCTTTTGAGCGGTAGTAGGCAATGGCAGCCATCAGCGCCTCGTGGCCCATCACCGAGCAGTGCATCTTCTGTTCCGGAAGGCCGCCCAGCCGCTCGACAATATCCTTGTTGGTGATTTTTTCCGCTTCTTCAAGCGTCAGCCCCTTGACCATTTCCGTCAAAACAGACGAAGAGGCAATCGCACTGGCACAACCGAATGTCTGAAACTTGGCATCGGCAATCCGTCCGTCCGGGCCGAGCTTGAATGTAAACGTCAAGGCATCGCCGCAGGCCAGCGAACCGACCTCGCCGATGCCGTCCGGATTCTCAATCCGGCCGACATTTTTCGGATTCAGAAAATGTTCCATCACTTTATCGGTATAATCCCACATGGCTTATACTCCGCTTTTGAACGGATTAACCGTCTTTTACCCTTCCGGCAAAATTTCCATCATTCGCTCAAGGGCTTTTCGAGCCCTGTTTGCTACTGCTTCCGGCACCTCAACGCGGTACTGCATATCCTGCAGTGACCAGAGCAGTTTTTCCAGCGTGATTTTCTTCATATTCGGGCAAACGGCAAACTCGCTGATCGGCACAAATGTTTTCTCCGGATACTTTTTCCGAAGAGTATGCACAATACCTTCCTCGGTGGCAATGATAAACACGTTGGCTTTGCTCTGCCCGGCAAACCGAATCATTCCGCCGGTACTGAGCAGCTCGTCAGCCATTCGGCGGATTTCCGGGCCGCATTCCGGATGGGCCAGTACAAGGGCGTTCGGATACCGCTGCCGGGCTTTTTCAATATCTTCCGGGCTGATTTTTAAATGAGTCGGGCAATAGCCGGGCCACAGAATCAGCGAGCGTCCGGTTCGGTCCGCGACAAATTGTCCCAAATGCCGGTCCGGAACAAAAATAACCGGCCGGTCCTGCGGAAGCCGACTGACCAGCTGAACGGCGTTGCTGCTGGTACAGCAGTAATCACTGAGGGCCTTTACATCCGCCGGAGAGTTGACATAGCAAACTACGAGCGCATCCGGATGCTTCTGCTTAAGCAGTTCCAGCTGCTGGACCGTAATCATATCCGCCATCGGACAGCCGGCCGTAATATCCGGCAGAAGCACCGTCTTTTTCGGCGACAGAATGGCGGCTGTTTCCGCCATAAACAAAACACCGCAGAAGACAATCACATCGGCCTGGGTCTTGGAGGCCTGAATGCTCAGACCCAGGGAATCCCCGACGAAATCCGCAATATCCTGTATCGGTCCCGGCTGGTAATTATGAGCCAGAATCACCGCATTTCGCTTCTTTTTAAGGGTCTGAATGTGTTCTTCAAGTGTGCTCATCTTTTTTGCCCGTCTCAGACCTGGAACGGTTTCGGTTCCGCGTTACATACATGGATTCCGGCTTGGCCACCATCACGACCGCCCCCGGAGGCACCGATTCACGAATCCAGACATTTCCCCCGATCACAGCTCCTCGTCCGATGGTGATATCGCCGAGAATGGTGGCCTCTGCATACACCGTCACATCGTCTTCGAGCGTCGGATGACGCTTGCAGCCTCGAATCAGACGTCCTCGTTCATCCTTCGGAAAACTCAGGGCCCCGAGGGTAACGCCCTGATACAGTTTGACATTTTCCCCGATAATCGACGTCTCTCCAATGACAACCCCCGTGCCGTGGTCGATAAAAAAGCGTTTTCCAATTGTGGCACCGGGATGAATATCAATGCCTGTCTGGCTGTGGGCCCATTCGGAAATAATGCGGGGAATCAGCGGCACCTGCATCCGATACAGTTCATGCGCAATCCGATGGGCGGCTATTGCCGTAATAAACGGATAGCTGATGACGATTTCCTCCAGAGATTGAGCAGCCGGGTCCCCGTCATAGGCGGCCTGGACATCGGTCTTCAGGATGTTTCGAATCTCCGGAAGCCGTATCAAAAGCCGGTCCGTGCATTCCAGCGCCAGACGCGGACAATCGCAGGTCGGGCAGTCCGTCAGACGGCAGTTGTGACGCAGGGCCCGCTCGATTTGTTCCGACAGTTCGCGCCGAACGGCCAGCAGCAATTCATGCACCACAGAAAAGACGGTGGGACGCTTGACGGTTCGTTT is a window of Anaerohalosphaeraceae bacterium DNA encoding:
- the nifU gene encoding Fe-S cluster assembly protein NifU, producing MWDYTDKVMEHFLNPKNVGRIENPDGIGEVGSLACGDALTFTFKLGPDGRIADAKFQTFGCASAIASSSVLTEMVKGLTLEEAEKITNKDIVERLGGLPEQKMHCSVMGHEALMAAIAYYRSKGKGAPPAVKSGKIVCTCFGVTDEEIRRVVRDNNLTTVEQVTNYCKAGGGCGGCRGQIEKLIEEVQGDKVRQLRAAPEPPPRKLTNIQKIALIQEVLGEQVRPAMRAHGGDIELIDVVGNRVIVAFRGMCASCKLADYTMKEIVEAKLHEYVSPDLIVEEEADAAQRPHSHQES
- the nadA gene encoding quinolinate synthase NadA, coding for MSTLEEHIQTLKKKRNAVILAHNYQPGPIQDIADFVGDSLGLSIQASKTQADVIVFCGVLFMAETAAILSPKKTVLLPDITAGCPMADMITVQQLELLKQKHPDALVVCYVNSPADVKALSDYCCTSSNAVQLVSRLPQDRPVIFVPDRHLGQFVADRTGRSLILWPGYCPTHLKISPEDIEKARQRYPNALVLAHPECGPEIRRMADELLSTGGMIRFAGQSKANVFIIATEEGIVHTLRKKYPEKTFVPISEFAVCPNMKKITLEKLLWSLQDMQYRVEVPEAVANRARKALERMMEILPEG
- the epsC gene encoding serine O-acetyltransferase EpsC — protein: MDSEPVFNYDAVAEQIVKTYEDDSGINFIDIKNLPVRERIIHVVDLLFEILFPGYTGKRTVKRPTVFSVVHELLLAVRRELSEQIERALRHNCRLTDCPTCDCPRLALECTDRLLIRLPEIRNILKTDVQAAYDGDPAAQSLEEIVISYPFITAIAAHRIAHELYRMQVPLIPRIISEWAHSQTGIDIHPGATIGKRFFIDHGTGVVIGETSIIGENVKLYQGVTLGALSFPKDERGRLIRGCKRHPTLEDDVTVYAEATILGDITIGRGAVIGGNVWIRESVPPGAVVMVAKPESMYVTRNRNRSRSETGKKDEHT